A section of the Haliaeetus albicilla chromosome 6, bHalAlb1.1, whole genome shotgun sequence genome encodes:
- the BTLA gene encoding B- and T-lymphocyte attenuator yields the protein MKAPPLMLIKRILLYILLVMLAESNHQVYGFDATNCAVEIQVKRHSQYKIYVGNSLTISCPVRYCKEKPVMQWCKMQVERCVQLEVGKAEWKSNVFTLEVLSIHQNDSGLYRCRATANNLSSESHGIQVIVEEKSANFITISPENTTSISEESQGSGNYKILHIIYASASVGLCCPFIVVCMFWCLRRYHAKQKRTPLTQQRKESLVRSPAAAGTTEASEESCSPYYCSTASPMQALHSNTVYDNAVPPWNAQRTAPNAPRNDPVTPSIPVLLESPDVLTYAALDHSASAERCQRRALTVENDFTEYASINVNK from the exons ATGAAGGCTCCTCCACTCATGTTGATAAAAAGGATCTTACTGTACATCCTTCTAGTAATGCTGGCTGAGAGCAACCATCAAGTTTACG gatTTGATGCCACCAATTGTGCAGTTGAAATTCAAGTTAAAAGACACTCCCAGTACAAAATTTATGTCGGGAACTCTTTGACTATAAGCTGCCCGGTTCGTTACTGCAAGGAAAAGCCAGTCATGCAGTGGTGCAAGATGCAGGTGGAGAGGTGTGTGCAGCTGGAGGTGGGCAAAGCAGAATGGAAGTCCAACGTGTTTACTCTGGAGGTTCTCTCAATTCATCAGAATGACAGTGGACTTTATCGTTGTCGAGCAACAGCGAACAATTTGTCCAGTGAGAGCCATGGAATACAGGTTATTGTTGAAG aaaagtctgCAAACTTTATCACAATTTCACCAGAAA ATACCACTAGCATCTCGGAAGAATCCCAAGGATCTGGAAACTACAAGATATTGCACATTATTTATGCTTCAGCATCCGTGGGTCTATGTTGTCCATTCATTGTTGTATGCATGTTTTGGTGTCTAAGGAGGTACCATG caaagcaaaagagaacTCCATTAACccaacagagaaaagaaagcctg GTCAGAagtccagcagctgctgggacaACTGAAGCTTCAGAAGAAAGCTGCTCACCTTACTATTGCTCCACGGCTAGCCCAATGCAGGCCTTGCACAGCAACACAGTTTATGACAACGCTGTCCCTCCCTGGAACGCTCAGAGGACAGCGCCTAACGCACCTCGCAATGATCCTGTTACTCCTTCCATCCCAGTTTTACTTGAAAGCCCAGACGTCCTCACATATGCTGCACTAGATcattctgcttctgcagaaagatGCCAGAGAAGGGCACTAACTGTAGAAAACGATTTTACAGAATATGCCTCcattaatgtaaataaataa